From the Chloroflexus aurantiacus J-10-fl genome, one window contains:
- a CDS encoding alpha/beta fold hydrolase: MTILNQCTPFRCDVNGVTIAGAIGGSGPPLLLLHGYPQMHAMWHAIVPSLTQQFTVIAADLRGYGDSAKPVDDPSHITYSKRAMAADMVQVMEHFGFTRFAVVGHDRGARVTHRMCLDYPDRIERAAVLDIAPTHYMYLTADREFATAYYHWFFLIQPAPLPETLIGADPEFWLRSKLKHWGRTPTAFRDEVVAEYLRCFRDPATIAASCADYRAAATIDLEHDEADRRAGRKVQCPLLVLWGAEGFVGRKYDVINVWREYALDVQGHSVPGGHFLPEEAPAETLAALLAFLT, translated from the coding sequence TTGACAATTCTTAACCAATGCACACCATTTCGCTGCGACGTGAACGGGGTAACAATTGCCGGCGCTATCGGTGGAAGTGGGCCGCCGCTGCTGTTGCTGCACGGCTATCCGCAAATGCACGCGATGTGGCATGCAATTGTCCCCTCACTCACCCAACAGTTCACAGTGATCGCTGCCGATCTGCGTGGCTACGGCGACAGTGCCAAACCTGTTGATGATCCTTCGCACATCACCTACAGTAAGCGGGCAATGGCTGCCGATATGGTGCAGGTGATGGAGCACTTCGGCTTCACCCGCTTTGCGGTGGTCGGTCACGACCGCGGTGCGCGGGTAACCCATCGAATGTGCCTCGACTACCCGGATCGCATTGAGCGGGCCGCTGTGCTCGATATCGCCCCCACCCACTACATGTACCTGACCGCCGACCGTGAATTTGCGACGGCCTACTACCACTGGTTCTTCTTGATTCAGCCGGCACCGCTGCCCGAAACTCTGATCGGCGCCGATCCGGAGTTCTGGTTGCGCAGTAAACTGAAGCATTGGGGCCGAACCCCCACTGCCTTTCGCGATGAGGTCGTGGCTGAGTACCTGCGCTGTTTTCGCGATCCGGCCACAATTGCTGCCAGTTGTGCCGATTATCGGGCCGCAGCGACTATTGATCTCGAACACGATGAGGCCGACCGTCGTGCCGGGCGGAAGGTGCAGTGTCCGCTACTGGTGCTCTGGGGAGCCGAGGGTTTTGTCGGCAGAAAGTATGATGTGATCAACGTTTGGCGAGAGTATGCGCTGGACGTGCAGGGCCACAGCGTGCCCGGCGGTCACTTTCTCCCCGAAGAGGCACCCGCCGAGACCCTGGCCGCATTGCTGGCGTTTTTGACCTGA
- a CDS encoding vWA domain-containing protein — translation MSGNILTHIVSFGYLLREMGIAVSPGQIVELIEAIEHVGLLRREDLRATMRCMLVLRREDLPLFDVAFEFFWKKALGIDLEREMMQMLLPQVKIPRRQLRLPRRQPTADDADAAEGQEREEIDIQLTFSRDEALRTKDFAQCTWEEVQACKELIRRMEWRIQPRRTRRRRPDRAGRLLDMRRTLRRSWRFGGEPVELSWRHIRTEPRPLVLICDISGSMERYSRILLQFAHAISAGLGDVETFVFGTRLTRITRQLRHKDIDDAIDAVSKHVVDWSGGTRIGEAIKEFNFRWGRRVLGRSPVVLLISDGWDRGDPELLAREMDRLQRSCHRLIWLNPLLGTPGYEPLTVGMQAALPFVDDFLPVHNLVSLEQLGAKLAALGPQRPARRQRMTITRG, via the coding sequence ATGAGCGGAAATATTCTGACCCACATTGTCAGTTTTGGCTATCTCTTGCGAGAGATGGGAATCGCCGTCAGCCCCGGTCAAATTGTCGAACTGATCGAGGCGATTGAGCACGTTGGTCTGCTGCGCCGCGAGGACTTGCGGGCGACGATGCGCTGTATGCTGGTGTTGCGCCGCGAAGACCTGCCGTTGTTTGATGTGGCCTTTGAGTTTTTCTGGAAGAAGGCGCTCGGTATTGACCTGGAACGCGAGATGATGCAGATGCTGCTCCCGCAGGTTAAAATTCCGCGCCGTCAGTTGCGTCTACCGCGCCGCCAGCCTACTGCCGATGATGCCGATGCCGCTGAAGGTCAGGAACGGGAAGAGATTGACATTCAACTTACCTTTAGCCGTGACGAGGCATTGCGCACCAAGGATTTTGCCCAGTGTACCTGGGAAGAGGTCCAGGCGTGCAAGGAGCTGATCCGGCGGATGGAATGGCGGATTCAACCGCGGCGTACCCGACGCAGGCGTCCTGATCGGGCCGGTCGGCTGTTGGATATGCGGCGTACCCTGCGGCGGAGCTGGCGTTTCGGCGGTGAACCGGTTGAGTTGTCGTGGCGTCATATCCGTACCGAGCCGCGTCCGCTGGTGCTCATCTGCGATATTTCGGGTAGTATGGAGCGCTATTCGCGCATTCTGCTCCAGTTTGCCCATGCTATCTCGGCGGGGTTGGGTGATGTAGAGACCTTTGTCTTCGGTACGCGCCTGACCCGGATTACCCGGCAGTTGCGCCACAAAGATATTGATGATGCGATTGATGCGGTGAGCAAGCATGTGGTGGATTGGAGCGGCGGTACTCGCATTGGTGAGGCGATCAAAGAGTTTAATTTTCGCTGGGGGCGGCGCGTATTGGGACGGAGTCCGGTGGTGTTGTTGATCAGCGATGGCTGGGATCGCGGTGATCCGGAATTGCTGGCCCGCGAAATGGATCGGCTGCAACGTTCGTGTCACCGCCTGATCTGGTTGAATCCGCTGCTCGGCACCCCTGGCTACGAGCCGTTAACGGTGGGGATGCAGGCTGCCTTGCCGTTTGTCGATGATTTTCTGCCGGTACACAATCTGGTCAGCTTAGAGCAGCTCGGTGCGAAACTGGCTGCCCTCGGCCCGCAACGTCCGGCTCGCCGCCAGCGCATGACGATCACGCGAGGCTGA
- a CDS encoding DMT family transporter encodes MNITSIQHVHPAWRAALWMAGALLSFSAMAVGGRELAAELSTFQILFFRSLIGLPLVGLVVMRYGGPQQLRTRRLPLHLLRNLAHFGGQYGWFYGLAFISLAEVFAIEFTVPLWTALLAVVVLGERLTPIRLLAVILGIAGTFIILRPGSGMIHPAALAVLLAAFGYATAHTLTRKLVSTETPLAILFYMTLIQLPLGLIPALTDWTLPSPARWPWVIVVGVSALTAHYCMARALRLADATVVVPLDFLRLPLIALIGALFYGETVTWSLALGSILILSGIATNLWGEQRRQE; translated from the coding sequence ATGAACATTACCTCAATTCAGCATGTTCACCCCGCCTGGCGGGCAGCGTTGTGGATGGCCGGCGCACTGCTCTCGTTTAGTGCAATGGCGGTTGGTGGTCGCGAACTCGCGGCTGAGTTATCGACGTTTCAGATTCTCTTCTTTCGTAGCCTGATCGGGTTGCCGCTGGTCGGGCTGGTGGTGATGCGCTACGGTGGCCCACAACAATTGCGCACCCGGCGGTTGCCACTGCACCTGCTGCGTAACCTGGCCCATTTTGGTGGGCAGTACGGCTGGTTTTACGGTCTGGCCTTCATCTCGCTGGCCGAGGTCTTCGCGATTGAGTTTACGGTTCCGTTGTGGACGGCGCTGCTGGCAGTGGTCGTGTTGGGTGAGCGGTTGACGCCCATTCGCCTGCTGGCCGTTATCCTTGGTATCGCGGGTACGTTTATTATCTTGCGCCCCGGTAGCGGTATGATTCATCCGGCTGCGTTGGCCGTGCTGCTGGCGGCATTTGGCTATGCCACTGCCCATACGCTGACCAGGAAGCTGGTCAGTACCGAGACGCCGCTGGCTATTTTGTTCTATATGACGCTCATCCAGTTGCCCCTTGGGTTAATCCCGGCACTGACCGATTGGACGCTTCCGTCACCTGCCCGCTGGCCGTGGGTGATTGTGGTTGGCGTGTCGGCGTTGACGGCGCACTACTGTATGGCGCGAGCGCTGCGGCTGGCCGATGCGACTGTGGTTGTACCGCTCGATTTTCTGCGGCTACCGCTCATTGCCCTGATCGGTGCGCTGTTCTACGGTGAAACGGTCACCTGGTCGCTGGCGTTGGGATCGATCCTGATCCTGTCCGGTATTGCCACCAATCTGTGGGGCGAGCAGCGTCGGCAGGAATAA
- a CDS encoding AfsR/SARP family transcriptional regulator: protein MSNPVILYLPLLVHSDVAVQRQATTILLTHYGNRALTYLRRLLDDPELADQARLALKNIGEISGLRVELRPFRGVYVRCLGDFQVFIDSRMIKPDEWGQSEGGKAGGRKVQGMFAYLVHCGVEGATRSEIAEAVWGGTASASSFARTLTALRQVLQQCGGEELAASLLYTDRQRCALNPDLYQSDADLLERTFDLATRTANTQGVEAALSFYQYVLDLYDGPYMEGVVGAQEWAAERGARLLSHVVLAGERLASTALHNGQVEQCLQYCQRVLAHEPRAVGVLSLLLRAGHRLGLPAEIQRAYQRYLSATGINPRRKRDDPVVKLYRELSESVEDRGSNGG from the coding sequence ATGTCTAATCCGGTTATTCTCTATCTGCCATTGCTCGTCCACAGTGATGTTGCAGTACAGCGACAGGCGACGACTATTCTGCTGACCCATTACGGTAATCGGGCACTGACCTACTTGCGCCGTTTGCTGGACGATCCTGAACTCGCTGACCAGGCCCGGCTGGCGTTGAAAAATATCGGCGAGATCAGCGGTCTGCGGGTTGAGCTGCGCCCATTTCGCGGCGTGTATGTGCGTTGTCTGGGTGATTTTCAGGTCTTCATTGATAGCCGGATGATCAAACCAGACGAATGGGGGCAGAGTGAAGGGGGCAAGGCCGGCGGTCGTAAAGTGCAGGGTATGTTTGCCTACCTTGTGCATTGTGGGGTTGAAGGGGCGACGCGGAGCGAGATTGCCGAGGCGGTCTGGGGTGGTACGGCCTCGGCCAGCAGTTTTGCCAGGACGCTTACGGCATTACGGCAGGTGCTTCAGCAGTGCGGTGGCGAGGAGCTGGCTGCCAGTTTGCTCTACACTGACCGGCAGCGTTGTGCGCTCAACCCTGATCTGTATCAAAGTGATGCCGATTTGCTTGAGCGCACGTTCGATCTGGCCACCAGGACGGCCAATACCCAGGGTGTAGAGGCAGCCCTTTCCTTCTATCAATACGTGCTTGATCTGTACGATGGGCCGTATATGGAAGGGGTTGTGGGGGCGCAGGAGTGGGCAGCCGAACGTGGGGCACGGTTGTTGAGCCACGTGGTGCTGGCAGGCGAACGCCTGGCCTCTACGGCTTTGCACAATGGTCAGGTGGAGCAGTGTTTGCAGTACTGCCAGCGTGTGTTGGCCCACGAGCCGCGTGCGGTAGGTGTCCTGAGCCTGTTGTTGCGGGCCGGTCACCGACTTGGGTTACCGGCAGAAATACAGCGTGCCTACCAGCGCTACCTGTCAGCGACCGGGATCAATCCGCGTCGCAAGCGCGATGATCCGGTGGTGAAACTGTACCGGGAACTGTCCGAGTCGGTTGAGGATCGCGGTAGCAATGGCGGGTAG
- a CDS encoding helicase → MSDLIDILQTLAARSGRSSSPLITLRSFPPGTGTRISHLAVDQGLQEAWVQVVGTPFFQAQSIALAALRRGMPFAITGSSMVSRASLHLVTLDLLRNEPSATALLIAPDPDLALLHEREAMLLARYCRPALPIAATGGMQRRVAPTARLVITTLPELHNHLLRFHDRAWRFFWQRLRLIVIADLHVFHGVAAAHLAMTLLRAARLTSQPLLLGGSLAAVSGAETALTMLTGREWRITAVDDLPRPATTLALWQSDGERRREIARLAEAFLAAGAAVRLVATPWELADLRTLVDHEAFSVGTQPMPAHVQIITGADVGAATVQAALASGAVLVVLILGRGMTEPALQRLAVTDLATWPLLRPPVWPPVLNNSFVSTLHLVCAASEQPLRAEEIRQWQVESMVEQLTAKGYLSRLPDMPPVWLPGDQSDPYIPLDLHAAGTEPIYLLDEQGRQFATTDSSLFHRWMHPAAGLPPLRGGQQVIARDEDQGTITLARRDGRRTLPLRQCQVQIREEWAQRELRRSRGGRGPLLSWGRVVVEEQVYAYREQIGREPAQERKLATPLTYRWQSPAVWVRLGQPIHPSGQQVGWSVVAAAALITLARVEDCVPAYDPATNHLYLIDAQNSGNGLAEWLYDQIETILPLAYDIALEQRTDPLFEPLARTDMDWLLAVLSGETEVAIAMPALSPGRTPGENRPARTPEPPVREPEPPAREPPARSEPPAREPPVREPPVREPPVRSEPPVREPPAREPPARSAEPPVREPPAREPSVRSEPPVREPPVREPPARSEPPAREPSIRSEPPAREPPVREPPVREPPVRSEPSVREPPAREPPARSAEPPVREPPAREPSVRSEPPAREPPVRSERSADAQRGRYNRPGGRHSGRRVPDQPEPPEAPAVPEPPTDDSPAASVPDAEAILARLRQRRERNGPAPTSRERRPEGQQPLEPRFQPGDRIICMPYGAGRVRASIVSEGRELLLVEFDEHGELRIDPSVNIVRRLPPVEDEGSE, encoded by the coding sequence ATGAGCGACCTGATCGACATCTTGCAGACGCTGGCAGCCCGGAGCGGACGATCCTCGTCGCCGTTGATTACGTTGCGTTCGTTTCCGCCGGGAACCGGCACCCGCATCAGCCATCTGGCGGTCGATCAGGGGTTGCAGGAAGCCTGGGTTCAGGTGGTTGGTACGCCGTTCTTTCAGGCTCAATCGATTGCGCTGGCAGCCCTGCGCCGGGGAATGCCTTTTGCCATTACCGGCAGCAGTATGGTCAGTCGGGCCAGTCTGCACCTCGTCACCCTCGATCTGCTGCGGAATGAACCGTCGGCCACTGCATTGTTGATCGCGCCCGATCCCGATCTGGCCCTGCTCCACGAGCGCGAGGCGATGTTGCTGGCCCGTTATTGTCGTCCGGCGTTGCCGATTGCCGCGACCGGTGGCATGCAGCGGCGGGTGGCGCCGACGGCGCGGCTGGTAATTACGACGTTACCCGAACTGCATAACCATCTGCTCAGGTTTCACGACCGGGCCTGGCGTTTTTTCTGGCAGCGTCTGCGGTTGATTGTGATCGCCGATCTGCACGTGTTTCACGGGGTTGCCGCCGCTCATCTGGCGATGACGCTGTTGCGGGCGGCGCGGTTGACGAGTCAACCGCTGCTGCTGGGTGGGTCGCTGGCAGCGGTTAGTGGCGCCGAGACTGCGCTGACGATGTTGACCGGTCGTGAATGGCGGATCACGGCGGTTGATGATCTGCCGCGTCCGGCCACAACGCTGGCGCTCTGGCAGAGTGATGGCGAACGGCGGCGCGAGATTGCCCGCCTGGCCGAGGCTTTTCTGGCTGCCGGTGCTGCGGTGCGGCTGGTGGCGACGCCGTGGGAGTTGGCCGATTTGCGGACGCTGGTTGACCACGAGGCGTTTAGTGTTGGGACGCAGCCGATGCCGGCCCATGTGCAGATCATTACCGGTGCTGATGTTGGTGCGGCCACGGTGCAGGCTGCGCTGGCGAGTGGGGCGGTGCTGGTCGTGCTGATCCTCGGTCGGGGGATGACCGAACCGGCTTTGCAGCGGCTGGCAGTGACCGATCTGGCGACGTGGCCGCTCTTGCGCCCGCCGGTGTGGCCGCCGGTGTTGAACAATTCGTTTGTGTCTACGTTGCATCTGGTGTGTGCCGCCAGTGAGCAGCCACTACGCGCAGAAGAGATTCGGCAGTGGCAGGTTGAGAGCATGGTTGAACAACTGACAGCAAAAGGCTATCTGAGCCGGCTCCCCGATATGCCCCCCGTCTGGTTGCCCGGTGACCAGAGCGATCCCTATATTCCGCTCGATCTGCACGCTGCCGGTACGGAACCGATCTACCTGCTTGATGAGCAGGGGCGGCAATTTGCGACTACCGACTCGTCACTGTTCCACCGCTGGATGCATCCGGCGGCGGGATTGCCGCCGTTACGCGGCGGGCAACAGGTCATTGCTCGCGACGAGGATCAGGGCACGATCACGCTGGCACGACGGGATGGCCGGCGTACTCTCCCACTGCGGCAGTGTCAGGTGCAGATTCGTGAAGAGTGGGCACAGCGCGAGTTGCGCCGTTCGCGCGGGGGGCGCGGGCCGCTCCTGAGCTGGGGACGGGTCGTGGTTGAAGAGCAGGTCTACGCCTACCGCGAGCAGATTGGTCGCGAACCGGCTCAGGAGCGAAAGCTGGCTACACCGCTGACCTATCGCTGGCAGAGTCCGGCAGTGTGGGTGCGTCTCGGTCAGCCGATCCATCCGTCGGGTCAACAGGTGGGGTGGTCGGTCGTCGCGGCGGCGGCGTTGATCACACTGGCCCGTGTAGAGGATTGTGTGCCGGCTTACGATCCGGCGACTAATCATCTGTATCTGATCGATGCCCAGAATAGCGGTAATGGGCTGGCTGAGTGGTTATACGATCAGATCGAGACGATCCTGCCGCTGGCCTACGACATTGCCCTCGAACAGCGCACCGATCCGCTCTTTGAGCCGTTGGCGCGCACCGATATGGACTGGCTGCTGGCCGTGTTGAGCGGCGAAACCGAGGTGGCAATCGCGATGCCGGCGTTGTCACCGGGCCGCACGCCGGGGGAGAACAGGCCGGCGCGCACACCTGAACCGCCGGTGCGAGAGCCGGAACCACCAGCGCGAGAGCCGCCGGCGCGGTCTGAACCACCGGCGCGTGAACCGCCGGTGCGTGAGCCGCCAGTGCGTGAGCCGCCGGTGCGGTCTGAGCCACCAGTGCGTGAGCCGCCAGCGCGTGAGCCACCGGCGCGGTCGGCGGAACCGCCAGTGCGAGAGCCGCCAGCGCGTGAGCCATCGGTACGGTCTGAACCACCGGTGCGAGAGCCACCAGTGCGTGAACCGCCAGCGCGGTCGGAACCGCCAGCGCGTGAGCCATCGATACGGTCTGAACCGCCGGCGCGAGAGCCGCCGGTGCGTGAGCCGCCAGTGCGTGAGCCGCCGGTGCGGTCTGAGCCATCAGTGCGTGAGCCGCCAGCGCGTGAGCCACCGGCGCGGTCGGCGGAACCGCCAGTGCGAGAGCCGCCAGCGCGTGAGCCATCGGTACGGTCTGAACCGCCGGCGCGAGAGCCGCCGGTGCGGTCTGAGCGCAGTGCCGATGCGCAGCGTGGCCGCTACAATCGTCCCGGTGGGCGGCATAGTGGACGACGGGTTCCTGATCAGCCTGAGCCACCCGAAGCACCGGCGGTGCCGGAGCCACCGACTGACGATTCGCCGGCGGCGAGTGTTCCCGACGCCGAGGCGATTCTGGCCCGGCTCCGCCAGCGGCGTGAGCGTAATGGCCCGGCGCCGACGAGCCGCGAGAGGCGTCCTGAAGGTCAGCAGCCGCTGGAGCCGCGTTTTCAGCCGGGTGATCGAATTATCTGTATGCCCTACGGGGCCGGACGGGTGCGCGCCAGTATTGTGAGTGAAGGGCGGGAGCTGCTGTTGGTTGAGTTTGATGAGCACGGCGAATTGCGGATTGATCCCTCGGTCAACATTGTGCGGCGCTTGCCGCCGGTAGAGGACGAAGGGAGTGAGTAG
- a CDS encoding alpha/beta fold hydrolase, with amino-acid sequence MRSRWLRINGYQLHWIEAGQGPAVILLHGFAGSCADWEPTVDWLARQGYRALAVDALGFGRSEKPVNAPYGLHLQSDLYAGLLTALGIERAVFVAHSMGGKYALATALRHPQRIARLVLIATDGFIKPSPLTIIGGWPVLGETILWLSAHPAVVRAFLAAAFHNPEPYLTADLIERGRAAISGTANRRALTALSRRYAATDLTLTGLRARLGELRVPTLLVWGEHDRVFSFDYARIANREIPGSQLVVIPHCGHFPHIEAVRPFRGLLNGFLAPVHSNPS; translated from the coding sequence ATGCGTTCACGCTGGTTACGGATCAACGGCTATCAACTCCACTGGATCGAAGCCGGACAGGGGCCGGCTGTAATCCTCTTACACGGTTTCGCCGGCTCGTGTGCCGACTGGGAACCAACTGTAGACTGGCTGGCTCGACAGGGGTATCGCGCCTTAGCCGTCGACGCCCTCGGCTTTGGACGCTCAGAAAAGCCGGTCAACGCCCCCTATGGACTGCACTTGCAGAGCGATCTCTACGCCGGTCTCCTGACCGCACTCGGTATCGAGCGTGCCGTCTTCGTAGCGCATTCGATGGGAGGCAAATACGCGCTGGCGACCGCCCTCCGCCATCCCCAACGGATCGCCCGCCTGGTACTGATCGCCACCGACGGCTTCATCAAGCCATCGCCACTCACCATCATCGGCGGCTGGCCTGTCCTGGGCGAGACCATCCTCTGGCTCTCGGCCCACCCCGCAGTCGTGCGCGCCTTTCTCGCCGCCGCCTTCCACAACCCCGAACCCTACCTCACCGCCGACCTGATCGAGCGCGGTCGGGCCGCCATCAGCGGTACCGCCAATCGCCGTGCCCTCACCGCCCTCAGCCGGCGCTACGCCGCCACCGATCTCACCCTCACCGGCCTGCGCGCACGCCTCGGCGAGCTTCGCGTGCCCACACTGCTCGTCTGGGGCGAACACGACCGCGTCTTCTCGTTCGACTACGCCCGCATTGCCAACCGCGAAATCCCCGGCTCGCAGCTCGTCGTCATCCCACACTGCGGCCACTTCCCGCACATCGAAGCCGTGCGCCCGTTTCGTGGCCTGCTAAATGGCTTCCTGGCCCCGGTACACTCGAACCCATCGTAA
- a CDS encoding endonuclease III domain-containing protein, with protein MSTSSFPIEQVLDTLERELAVYTPPLIDQMGEVSQTPFRILIATILSLRTKDTLTAVVAPRLFAVADTPAAMVALGAERIAELIYPVGFYRVKAQQIVHICQILLERYNGEVPADLDELLKLPGVGRKTANLVVTAGFGLPGICVDIHVHRICNRWGYVQTRTPEETEMALRARLPQRYWIPINRLLVTLGQNICHPTSPRCSICPIREVCPRIGVTRSR; from the coding sequence TTGAGTACGTCGTCGTTTCCGATTGAACAGGTGCTCGATACGCTGGAGCGTGAGCTGGCGGTGTATACGCCGCCGCTGATTGACCAGATGGGAGAGGTGAGTCAGACGCCGTTTCGGATTCTGATTGCGACGATCCTCAGTTTGCGAACGAAAGATACGTTGACGGCGGTGGTTGCGCCGCGGCTGTTTGCGGTGGCCGATACGCCGGCGGCGATGGTGGCGTTGGGGGCGGAACGGATTGCTGAGTTGATCTATCCGGTTGGGTTTTATCGGGTGAAGGCGCAGCAGATTGTGCATATCTGTCAGATATTGCTCGAACGGTATAACGGTGAGGTGCCCGCCGATCTGGACGAGTTGCTGAAGCTGCCCGGTGTCGGGCGTAAGACGGCTAATCTGGTGGTGACGGCGGGCTTTGGGCTGCCGGGGATTTGTGTTGATATTCACGTCCATCGCATTTGCAACCGCTGGGGTTATGTGCAGACGCGCACGCCGGAAGAGACGGAGATGGCGTTGCGGGCGAGGTTGCCGCAACGCTATTGGATACCGATTAATCGCTTGCTGGTGACGCTGGGGCAGAATATCTGTCACCCTACGTCGCCGCGGTGTAGTATCTGCCCGATCCGTGAGGTCTGTCCGCGGATTGGGGTGACGCGCAGTCGGTGA
- a CDS encoding peptidoglycan-binding domain-containing protein has protein sequence MKNVWYFGWLIIFLLTSCISAPSQPTPPPTATPSGEVATATPIVQPITTPTASPTAPPTVIAAATIPAPVYLIENDQVMRLEPDGQRLTQITYEPQPVRDMSVAANGTLVYLTGNDLVALDGNGRRVIFSEQAITNPRISPDGQRIVYHLANPAPGLINGRADSPAGVYLSQITGGRPELVIADDPVPETPDMENPAWRYIPVAWSPTGDRLLLYAVMQPEIGIPGGEAVIIGPDGQIVRAFSCCEEELWSVDGRDLAVAGGGPGPDIRFGLYLINADDGSETALLSADETTIPLVRAPQRLADGFVYAFVEMVPTTVYSWEYPFRPFMSRISDNGQITPLRPEPLTEPIAVLWDAQARGALIRFATTDPLIWLPTDPTLPPQPTIATGFAFTWVPDADPVARDCASFSPLSPQTDAARRYDPAVADIQARLAILGFDPGPADGLFGPTTARAVHTFRAAAGLPEGETIDCAAWQELFRRSTTP, from the coding sequence GTGAAAAACGTCTGGTATTTTGGGTGGTTAATCATATTCCTCCTCACGTCCTGCATCTCTGCCCCATCCCAGCCCACACCACCCCCCACGGCCACGCCATCGGGAGAGGTTGCAACCGCTACCCCAATTGTGCAACCGATCACCACACCAACCGCATCACCGACGGCGCCACCCACTGTTATCGCCGCCGCCACCATCCCGGCCCCGGTCTACCTGATCGAAAACGATCAGGTGATGCGCCTGGAGCCGGATGGTCAGCGTTTGACCCAAATCACCTACGAGCCACAACCGGTACGCGACATGAGCGTTGCCGCCAACGGCACCCTGGTCTACCTGACCGGCAACGACCTGGTCGCCCTCGACGGCAACGGACGACGGGTGATCTTCAGCGAACAGGCAATCACCAACCCCCGCATCTCCCCCGACGGTCAGCGGATTGTGTACCATCTCGCCAACCCTGCGCCTGGGCTAATCAACGGACGCGCCGACTCACCGGCTGGCGTCTACCTCAGCCAGATCACCGGCGGACGACCGGAGCTGGTCATCGCCGACGACCCCGTCCCAGAAACGCCGGACATGGAAAATCCGGCCTGGCGCTACATCCCGGTCGCGTGGTCGCCAACCGGTGACCGGCTGCTACTCTACGCAGTGATGCAACCGGAAATCGGCATTCCCGGCGGCGAAGCGGTCATTATCGGGCCGGACGGCCAGATCGTGCGTGCCTTCAGTTGCTGCGAAGAGGAGCTGTGGAGCGTTGACGGTCGTGACCTGGCGGTGGCGGGTGGCGGCCCCGGCCCCGACATCCGCTTCGGCCTCTACCTGATCAACGCCGACGACGGCAGCGAAACCGCCCTCCTCTCCGCCGACGAAACCACCATTCCGCTGGTGCGTGCCCCGCAACGCCTGGCCGACGGCTTCGTCTACGCCTTCGTCGAAATGGTACCGACCACTGTCTACTCGTGGGAATACCCTTTCCGCCCGTTCATGTCGCGCATAAGCGATAACGGCCAGATCACACCACTACGCCCGGAACCGCTCACCGAACCGATAGCCGTCCTCTGGGATGCGCAGGCCCGTGGTGCCTTAATCCGCTTCGCCACCACCGATCCGCTCATCTGGCTACCCACCGATCCGACCCTACCACCGCAACCTACCATTGCCACCGGCTTTGCCTTCACCTGGGTACCGGATGCCGACCCGGTAGCCCGCGACTGCGCATCATTCAGCCCGTTAAGCCCCCAAACCGACGCAGCACGTCGCTACGATCCGGCGGTGGCCGACATCCAGGCCCGACTGGCAATACTCGGCTTCGATCCCGGCCCGGCAGATGGTCTCTTCGGCCCAACCACAGCCCGCGCCGTCCACACCTTTCGCGCCGCAGCCGGACTACCCGAAGGCGAGACCATTGACTGCGCAGCGTGGCAAGAACTCTTCAGACGGAGCACGACGCCATGA